In a genomic window of Cetobacterium somerae ATCC BAA-474:
- a CDS encoding GlsB/YeaQ/YmgE family stress response membrane protein, which produces MGLFSWIILGLLSGALARLMMPEVYTAGLFATTILGIVGALVGGFIGSLLGIGSVTGLNLGSIFLSVIGAFVVLFLFIKFRGR; this is translated from the coding sequence ATGGGATTATTTTCATGGATTATTTTAGGACTTTTATCTGGAGCATTAGCTAGACTTATGATGCCAGAGGTATATACAGCTGGGCTTTTTGCTACTACAATTCTTGGAATTGTTGGGGCATTAGTAGGTGGATTTATAGGTAGTCTTCTTGGAATAGGATCTGTTACTGGTCTTAACTTAGGAAGTATCTTTTTATCTGTAATTGGTGCTTTTGTTGTTCTGTTCCTATTTATAAAATTTAGAGGAAGATAA
- a CDS encoding autotransporter domain-containing protein: MKIFFLFFILVFQLLYSFEKNENKLFIGKRYPLNLKLDSGWTMSYIKMDSNLKTALKTPQFKTDPKVNIAYLKYSEDLIGFNCQNLDDALNSNLKNHFFGGMGKVSKKIDIDSIYFEPMGKLQSVAVFQRSINENYGNYNVSLDNLNGVLNTLYLGMGVGKQYFQESHIVDVSMSAGVKQELNRIDEEVKYRARLSEENDEGDLKDKNSFSQELGLNGAIGNPATGVSFYTGYKYFFSENESWKVTAGVSYIF, from the coding sequence GTGAAGATTTTTTTTCTATTTTTTATTTTAGTTTTTCAACTACTATATAGTTTTGAAAAAAATGAAAATAAACTATTTATTGGAAAAAGATATCCGCTAAATCTAAAATTAGATTCAGGTTGGACTATGAGTTACATAAAGATGGATAGTAATCTAAAAACTGCTCTAAAAACCCCTCAATTTAAAACAGACCCCAAGGTAAACATTGCATATCTAAAATATAGTGAAGATCTAATAGGATTTAATTGCCAAAATTTAGATGATGCTTTAAATTCTAACTTAAAAAATCATTTTTTTGGTGGAATGGGAAAGGTCTCTAAAAAGATAGATATTGATTCAATATATTTTGAACCCATGGGAAAGCTACAATCTGTAGCAGTTTTTCAAAGAAGTATCAATGAAAACTATGGAAATTATAATGTGAGTTTAGATAATCTAAATGGAGTTTTAAATACACTGTATTTAGGAATGGGAGTTGGAAAACAATATTTTCAAGAGAGTCATATTGTTGATGTTTCTATGAGTGCTGGAGTAAAGCAGGAATTAAATAGAATAGATGAAGAAGTAAAATATAGAGCTCGCCTTTCAGAAGAAAATGATGAAGGAGATTTAAAGGATAAAAATAGTTTTTCTCAAGAGTTAGGACTTAACGGAGCCATTGGAAACCCTGCTACAGGAGTATCTTTTTATACTGGATATAAATATTTCTTTTCAGAAAATGAGTCGTGGAAAGTAACTGCTGGAGTTAGCTATATATTTTAA
- a CDS encoding bifunctional aspartate transaminase/aspartate 4-decarboxylase, which yields MKELSPFELKDQLIKLADEAFKGEVLNAGRGNPNFLATLPRRVFNLIGKFAIEESEVSYSYLHNHIGGFPKKEGIYTRFLIFLRKEQCSAEANGILTYLSYIEDQIGLNIDDVLMEFVEAYLGSHYPTPPRMLVNTEIIVKKYLTKEMCQNKLDSDFDVFATEGGTAAMFYIFNSLATNKLIKPKDKIAIVTPIFTPYLEIPKLSEYDLDIIELQLDPKSDWQLPTSELEKLKDPSIKLLCLVNPSNPPSTKLSTETLLKLKKLVDEDRPDLMIITDDVYGTFSDNFVSCFGVIPKNTLLVYSFSKYFGATGWRLGTISISHDSIFDELLKTADDEVNNRYTIITPTPKTLSFIDRIVADSRAVGLNHTAGISTPQQLQMALFALNSLVDLNSYYKNSCKALIRNRCKLLYSSLGAHFEDNENVVSYYTLINVADIALELFDEKFAQWFKDNNKINDFLFALAKETGVVLLPGKGFGDTHPTLRVSLANLKEYQYEAIGKKTKQILKEFHTQYENSK from the coding sequence ATGAAAGAGTTAAGCCCATTTGAGCTAAAAGATCAACTTATTAAACTTGCTGACGAAGCTTTTAAAGGTGAAGTTTTAAATGCTGGTAGAGGAAACCCAAATTTTTTAGCCACTCTTCCTCGTAGAGTTTTCAATCTCATTGGTAAATTTGCCATTGAAGAATCTGAAGTTTCATACTCTTACCTACACAATCATATTGGTGGTTTTCCTAAAAAAGAGGGTATCTATACTAGATTTCTAATATTTTTAAGAAAAGAGCAGTGTTCTGCTGAAGCGAATGGAATTTTAACATATTTATCATATATAGAGGATCAAATTGGTTTAAATATTGATGATGTTTTAATGGAGTTTGTAGAAGCTTATTTAGGAAGTCACTATCCTACTCCGCCTAGAATGTTAGTTAATACAGAGATTATTGTAAAAAAATATTTAACTAAAGAGATGTGTCAAAATAAATTAGACTCTGATTTTGATGTATTTGCTACAGAGGGTGGAACTGCTGCAATGTTTTATATTTTTAACTCTTTAGCTACGAATAAACTTATAAAACCTAAGGATAAAATAGCCATTGTTACACCAATTTTTACACCATATTTAGAGATACCTAAATTATCTGAATATGACCTAGACATTATTGAGTTACAATTAGATCCTAAATCTGATTGGCAACTTCCAACTTCTGAGCTTGAAAAACTTAAAGACCCTAGTATAAAACTACTATGTCTTGTTAATCCAAGCAATCCACCATCAACAAAATTAAGTACTGAAACTCTTTTAAAACTAAAAAAATTAGTTGATGAAGACAGACCAGATTTAATGATTATAACTGATGATGTTTATGGAACATTTAGCGATAACTTTGTTTCATGTTTTGGAGTAATCCCTAAAAATACACTTTTAGTTTACTCATTCTCTAAATATTTTGGAGCAACAGGATGGAGACTTGGTACTATATCTATCTCTCACGACAGTATTTTTGATGAGCTTTTAAAAACAGCTGATGATGAGGTTAATAATAGATATACTATAATAACACCAACTCCTAAAACACTATCATTTATTGATAGAATTGTTGCTGATAGTAGAGCTGTTGGTTTAAATCATACTGCAGGTATATCTACACCTCAGCAACTACAGATGGCACTATTTGCACTAAACTCTTTAGTTGATTTAAACTCATATTACAAGAACTCTTGTAAGGCTCTTATTAGAAATAGATGTAAACTTCTTTACTCATCTTTAGGAGCTCATTTTGAAGATAATGAAAATGTTGTAAGCTACTATACTCTTATAAATGTAGCTGATATAGCTCTTGAGCTTTTTGATGAAAAGTTTGCACAGTGGTTTAAGGATAACAATAAAATAAATGATTTTCTATTTGCTTTAGCTAAGGAAACTGGTGTTGTACTACTTCCTGGTAAAGGATTTGGAGACACACATCCAACTTTAAGAGTTTCTCTAGCTAACTTAAAAGAGTATCAATATGAAGCTATTGGTAAAAAGACTAAGCAGATATTAAAAGAGTTCCATACTCAATATGAAAACTCTAAATAG
- a CDS encoding GlsB/YeaQ/YmgE family stress response membrane protein: MGILTWIILGILAGALAKFIMPGAQGGGIIATMILGIVGAFVGGFLGSIIGIGSVHGLNIGSIFTAAFGAIVVLWLFNKFR, encoded by the coding sequence ATGGGAATTTTAACATGGATCATCCTTGGTATTTTAGCTGGTGCTTTAGCTAAGTTCATCATGCCCGGTGCTCAAGGTGGAGGAATAATTGCCACTATGATACTTGGTATCGTTGGAGCCTTCGTTGGAGGATTTTTAGGTAGTATTATTGGTATTGGTTCTGTTCATGGATTAAATATTGGTAGTATCTTTACTGCAGCTTTTGGAGCCATTGTAGTTTTATGGCTTTTCAATAAATTCAGATAA
- the fdhF gene encoding formate dehydrogenase subunit alpha, translated as MVNITINGKNCSVDEKLSVLEILQSLKLEIPTFCRDERSDEKLGICGMCAVSIDGTVTKSCKTIPTEGMVIDTIAPEVISNRRQLLQKYIDNHHVNCLVCQKSGQCKLQEYCYKYGIDKTIPNSLDLLPIDDSNPFFVIDPNKCIGCGKCAQICRNLQCNHALKLKTTNGKMHTWANKADNINSSTCVSCGNCVSFCPTAGLLPKYKHQFRHWETKIVKTTCGYCGVGCQINFEVKDNTIVEAHPALVKPNVGLLCVKGKFGFSYVNHPERLTHPLIKENGVFRKASWNEALSLITKKLSDTMKNYGGEAIGAFSSGKCTNEENYLFQKFFRGVVKTNNVDHCSRLCHSSSSAALGKTLGYGAMSNSVHEGFDSKVVLISGENIRETHPVLGTKVKHAVQKGAKLIIIDIRDIDLSEIADVFLKINPGTDIALVNAMVNVIISERLYNKKYIDENTEGFEALKESVKDYTPEYAEKICGVSKDDVIKAARIYSSDVATTYLGMGNTQHINGSDNVTALSNLALICGNVGKERGGVNPLRGQNNAQGACDMGAFPDIYSGYQKVDDPKVKEKMEKFWNVENLSPFAGITVVEMIDKISKNEMKFLYVMGENPLMTDPNLNHVRSALKNLDLLVVQDIFLTETAAMADVVLPATCFAEKIGTFVNTGRRVQRVRQVVTPPGEVKMDLDIILELMDRMGYKQINRTPETIFNELCEVTPLYSGLSYSLIEDEGVQWPVINGVGTEFLYEDLSNLKRKFSLIPVELVNSIEVVNDEYPYYLSTGRVLYQYHTRSMSGRVDGLNEKCPEPYAEMNSNLLEKISKKDGDMITIKSRRGEITLKIKIREGVKDGVVFVPFHFSSALVNELTGSEFLEPISKTPEYKICPVKLI; from the coding sequence ATGGTAAATATAACTATTAATGGAAAAAACTGCTCTGTTGATGAGAAACTCTCAGTTTTAGAGATTTTACAATCACTAAAATTAGAGATTCCAACTTTTTGTAGAGATGAAAGATCTGATGAAAAACTTGGTATTTGCGGAATGTGTGCTGTTTCAATTGATGGGACTGTTACAAAAAGTTGCAAAACTATCCCTACTGAAGGTATGGTTATAGATACCATAGCTCCTGAAGTTATTAGCAATCGAAGGCAACTACTTCAAAAATATATAGATAATCACCATGTAAACTGCCTTGTTTGCCAAAAATCAGGTCAGTGTAAACTTCAAGAGTATTGCTATAAATATGGAATAGATAAAACTATTCCCAATAGCTTAGATCTATTACCTATCGATGATTCCAATCCATTTTTTGTAATAGATCCAAATAAATGTATTGGGTGTGGAAAGTGCGCTCAAATTTGTAGAAATCTTCAGTGCAATCACGCTTTAAAACTGAAAACTACAAATGGAAAAATGCACACTTGGGCTAATAAAGCTGATAACATAAATAGCTCAACCTGTGTTTCATGTGGAAACTGCGTAAGCTTTTGTCCAACTGCTGGGTTACTTCCAAAGTATAAACACCAGTTTAGACATTGGGAGACTAAAATTGTAAAAACAACTTGTGGATACTGTGGTGTTGGATGCCAAATTAACTTTGAAGTTAAAGATAATACTATAGTTGAAGCACACCCTGCTTTAGTTAAACCAAATGTTGGACTACTTTGTGTTAAAGGTAAATTTGGATTTTCATATGTAAATCATCCTGAACGTTTGACTCATCCTCTTATTAAAGAGAATGGTGTCTTTAGAAAAGCTAGCTGGAATGAGGCGCTCTCACTAATTACTAAAAAATTAAGTGATACTATGAAAAACTATGGTGGCGAAGCCATTGGAGCTTTTTCATCTGGTAAATGTACAAATGAGGAGAACTATCTTTTCCAAAAGTTCTTTAGAGGAGTTGTAAAAACAAACAATGTTGACCACTGCTCAAGACTTTGCCATAGCTCATCATCTGCTGCTCTTGGAAAAACTTTAGGATATGGAGCTATGTCTAATAGTGTGCATGAAGGTTTTGATTCTAAAGTTGTTTTAATTAGTGGTGAAAACATCAGAGAAACTCATCCTGTTTTAGGAACTAAGGTTAAACATGCTGTGCAAAAGGGTGCTAAACTTATAATTATAGATATTAGAGATATTGATCTTTCTGAAATTGCCGATGTATTTTTAAAAATAAATCCTGGAACTGATATAGCCTTAGTTAATGCTATGGTAAATGTTATTATTTCAGAAAGACTTTATAATAAAAAATATATTGATGAGAACACTGAAGGGTTTGAAGCACTTAAAGAGAGTGTTAAAGATTATACTCCTGAGTATGCCGAAAAAATTTGTGGAGTTTCAAAAGATGATGTTATTAAAGCTGCTAGAATCTACTCTAGCGATGTAGCTACAACATATTTAGGTATGGGAAATACTCAGCATATAAATGGTTCTGACAATGTCACAGCTCTTTCAAACCTAGCTTTAATCTGTGGAAATGTTGGTAAAGAAAGAGGAGGAGTAAACCCTTTAAGAGGGCAAAATAATGCCCAAGGTGCCTGTGATATGGGTGCATTTCCAGATATCTACTCAGGATACCAAAAAGTTGATGATCCTAAAGTTAAAGAGAAGATGGAAAAGTTCTGGAATGTAGAAAACCTTTCACCTTTTGCAGGAATAACTGTTGTTGAAATGATAGATAAAATATCTAAAAATGAGATGAAGTTTTTATATGTTATGGGTGAAAATCCACTTATGACTGACCCTAACTTAAACCATGTTAGAAGTGCTCTTAAAAACTTAGATCTTCTTGTAGTTCAAGATATATTTTTAACTGAAACTGCTGCTATGGCTGATGTTGTTCTACCAGCAACATGTTTTGCTGAAAAAATTGGAACTTTTGTCAATACAGGCAGAAGAGTTCAAAGAGTTAGACAAGTTGTAACACCTCCTGGTGAGGTAAAAATGGATTTAGATATAATTTTAGAGTTAATGGATCGAATGGGTTATAAACAGATTAATCGAACTCCTGAAACTATCTTCAATGAACTTTGTGAAGTTACTCCACTTTACAGTGGTCTTAGTTATTCACTTATAGAAGATGAGGGTGTGCAGTGGCCAGTTATAAATGGAGTAGGAACTGAGTTCTTATATGAGGACCTTTCAAATTTAAAGAGAAAGTTCTCATTGATTCCTGTGGAGTTAGTTAACTCTATAGAGGTTGTAAATGATGAGTATCCTTACTACCTTTCTACAGGAAGAGTACTTTATCAGTATCATACTAGATCTATGAGTGGTAGAGTTGATGGGTTAAATGAAAAATGTCCTGAACCTTATGCTGAGATGAACTCCAATCTTTTAGAGAAAATATCTAAAAAAGATGGAGATATGATAACAATCAAATCTCGCCGTGGAGAGATTACTTTAAAAATAAAAATACGTGAGGGAGTTAAAGATGGAGTAGTTTTTGTTCCATTCCACTTCTCTAGTGCTTTAGTTAACGAGCTTACTGGTAGTGAGTTTTTAGAGCCAATCTCTAAAACTCCTGAGTATAAAATATGTCCAGTAAAATTAATATAA
- a CDS encoding GGDEF domain-containing protein gives MIFKLVYPLLIILFFISTFINKNNLFNDINSSVDNFNIRFNKDIQTLKNEIDFLDATKKSLPFENYTVAENIIYFDIDGSGVYFKNITSHPNQFNFYNLKEAKENLNSKFNNSLLFIVYNNIRSLKNDRKVIYTDDFSQTWVKVLQKGALSFDVFQNKRSISRNNTEFALYNLYTDRAHDKEMFTIIFPEYDYFNNSQKLRALWYFDFDPNFFAKNTNKLKSILGLNTYIIDGEYKVVYSTDKKHSKTIESIQDFYVFPLEKTNYKILIEKEGVFQLIKTKEIFILTFIILLIFYINKKEKLKKELLSLKILNKIKSELLLREPLTALYNRYFLQEKIIFPIKNCGVVLLDIDYFKNINDSFGHDRGDLVLKAVSNCIKLVSIGNADALRWGGEEFLIIFKDTDKEKLLNKVHTLQILIRNLNIIDNYKITASFGVIYTDIEDKNSFYSAVSKADKNLYTAKKTGRDKIVAF, from the coding sequence ATGATTTTTAAACTTGTTTATCCTTTGTTGATTATTTTATTTTTTATCTCAACTTTTATCAACAAAAATAATCTATTTAATGACATAAACTCATCTGTTGATAATTTTAATATTCGTTTTAATAAGGATATACAAACATTAAAAAATGAGATTGATTTTTTAGATGCTACTAAAAAAAGTTTACCTTTTGAAAATTACACTGTTGCTGAAAATATAATATACTTTGATATAGATGGAAGTGGAGTTTATTTTAAAAATATTACTTCACATCCCAATCAATTTAATTTTTATAATTTAAAAGAAGCCAAAGAAAATCTGAACTCTAAATTTAATAACTCTCTTCTTTTCATTGTTTATAATAATATACGTTCTTTAAAAAACGATAGAAAAGTTATTTATACTGATGATTTTAGTCAAACTTGGGTTAAAGTTTTACAAAAAGGAGCTCTAAGTTTTGATGTTTTCCAAAATAAGAGAAGTATCTCTAGAAATAACACTGAATTTGCTCTTTATAATCTCTATACTGATAGAGCTCATGACAAAGAGATGTTTACAATAATATTTCCAGAATATGATTATTTTAATAACTCCCAAAAGCTTCGTGCTCTTTGGTATTTTGACTTTGATCCTAACTTCTTTGCTAAAAATACAAATAAATTAAAAAGTATTTTAGGATTAAATACCTATATTATTGATGGAGAGTATAAAGTTGTTTATTCAACAGATAAAAAGCATTCTAAAACTATAGAGAGTATTCAAGATTTTTATGTTTTTCCCCTTGAAAAAACTAACTATAAAATCTTAATTGAAAAAGAGGGGGTATTTCAACTTATTAAAACAAAAGAGATTTTTATACTAACTTTTATTATACTTCTAATTTTTTATATAAATAAAAAAGAGAAACTAAAAAAAGAGTTACTCTCTTTGAAAATATTAAATAAGATTAAAAGTGAACTACTTTTAAGAGAACCACTAACTGCTCTTTACAACAGATATTTTTTACAAGAGAAGATAATTTTTCCCATTAAAAATTGTGGTGTGGTACTACTTGATATTGATTATTTTAAAAATATAAATGACAGTTTTGGACATGATAGAGGTGACCTTGTTCTTAAAGCTGTAAGTAATTGTATAAAGTTAGTTTCAATTGGTAATGCTGATGCACTTAGATGGGGTGGAGAGGAGTTTTTAATTATCTTTAAAGATACTGACAAAGAAAAACTTTTAAATAAAGTTCATACCCTTCAAATACTAATTAGAAATTTAAATATTATTGATAACTATAAAATAACTGCTTCATTTGGTGTTATTTACACTGATATTGAAGATAAAAACTCATTTTATAGTGCTGTTTCTAAAGCTGATAAAAATCTATATACTGCTAAAAAAACTGGTAGAGATAAAATAGTAGCATTCTAA
- a CDS encoding UV damage endonuclease UvsE, translating into MLGLVCMLDGKGMKKGVNALKNFNLEKVKEAALFNLDYTLECIKFCLKNNYIYRVSSSVIPYPDLWNWREDRDILEKLKLIKEYSSKIRLIIHPDQFVVLNSDSEKVIEKSLKILESQVQFAKLAGISELILHIGKKDGVEKFIQTYKELDSYTKSILVLENCHYYKASEVLKLCEKIETPMVLDVHHARVTKDENYDVEKIKNSWKNKKPLAHISSGKDYIDDKSHSDYISEEDIKKYIWLFKEFDVEIEAKKKEKALKKAADMINIYSL; encoded by the coding sequence ATGCTAGGGCTTGTTTGTATGTTAGATGGAAAAGGTATGAAAAAGGGTGTAAATGCACTTAAAAATTTTAACTTAGAAAAAGTTAAAGAAGCAGCACTATTTAATTTAGATTACACTTTAGAGTGTATAAAGTTTTGCTTAAAAAACAACTATATCTATAGAGTTTCATCGTCTGTAATACCATATCCTGATCTTTGGAATTGGAGAGAGGATAGAGATATTTTAGAAAAATTAAAACTTATAAAAGAGTATAGTTCTAAGATAAGGCTCATAATTCATCCAGATCAATTTGTAGTTTTAAATAGTGATAGTGAAAAAGTTATAGAAAAATCCTTGAAAATACTGGAAAGCCAAGTACAGTTTGCAAAGCTTGCAGGGATAAGCGAGTTAATTCTTCATATAGGAAAAAAAGATGGAGTAGAAAAATTTATTCAAACATATAAAGAACTAGACAGCTATACAAAGAGCATATTAGTTTTAGAAAATTGTCACTACTATAAAGCTAGTGAAGTATTGAAGTTGTGTGAAAAAATAGAGACACCCATGGTCTTAGATGTACATCATGCAAGAGTTACAAAGGATGAGAACTATGATGTGGAAAAAATAAAAAATAGTTGGAAAAACAAAAAACCTTTAGCTCATATATCAAGTGGAAAAGACTATATAGATGATAAATCTCATAGTGATTACATCTCAGAGGAGGATATAAAAAAATATATCTGGCTTTTTAAAGAGTTTGACGTGGAGATTGAAGCTAAAAAGAAGGAGAAAGCATTGAAAAAAGCTGCAGATATGATAAATATCTACAGCTTATAG
- the aspT gene encoding aspartate-alanine antiporter yields MEIFADYIRSNVLIALFLSIGIGYAIGKIKIGKFQLGGIAGSLIIAVIIGQLGFNVPGILKTAFFALFIYACGYEGGPKFFGALNNKASMKFVISSFFMTVIGLLCVLFCAYYFDLDRGLAAGLAAGGLTQSAIIGTAGNSIGNLGLNPELTKQLQTNVAVGYSVTYIFGTLGPVLMVGTILPLIMKWDLRKSAIELEKSQSKGIVLGENEFLALEKVSSRIYEITKDSKYVGKTARELEEDFKEKIFLLDVSQNGSTIKVDNYDNYIFKENDWVVIGGKTKALLSLDGVLGTEIFDCTKFSTTTTEYKKSIIFHYKKFAGKTIEEIKTLLPPAATLGFVVAQVYRENEELPLKPDFKFEVGDEVILTGRKQNIDSSFKLLGYATPSKNVVDYITFSIGMILGIMIGEITLPIAGIPISLGTGGGCLFSGLIFGWLKSRFPKVGGIDTGTVSFLKVFGLVVFVVIVGLNAGKSALVTIEQYGMTLFWLGVFVTMVPQVITFLFDYFILKIKNPVDSVAIIAGGRSANPAYAEVLRKTQNSTPVLPFSVGYAVANVFLTMWGPVIVGIITKN; encoded by the coding sequence ATGGAGATATTTGCAGATTATATTCGTTCTAACGTTTTAATTGCACTCTTCCTATCTATTGGTATTGGTTATGCTATAGGAAAAATCAAAATCGGAAAATTCCAATTAGGTGGAATTGCTGGTAGCTTAATCATTGCAGTTATAATTGGACAACTTGGGTTTAATGTTCCTGGTATTTTAAAAACTGCTTTCTTTGCTTTATTTATCTATGCTTGTGGATATGAAGGTGGACCAAAATTTTTCGGAGCACTAAACAATAAAGCTTCTATGAAGTTTGTAATCTCATCCTTTTTTATGACTGTTATAGGTTTGCTGTGTGTTCTTTTTTGTGCATACTACTTTGATTTAGATAGAGGATTAGCAGCTGGACTTGCTGCTGGTGGTTTAACTCAATCAGCTATTATTGGTACTGCAGGGAACTCAATTGGAAACTTAGGTTTAAACCCAGAATTAACTAAACAGCTTCAAACAAATGTTGCTGTAGGTTACTCTGTCACATATATTTTTGGTACTTTAGGGCCTGTTCTTATGGTTGGAACTATTCTTCCACTTATTATGAAATGGGACCTTAGAAAATCAGCTATTGAACTTGAAAAATCTCAATCTAAAGGTATCGTTTTAGGTGAAAATGAGTTTCTTGCTCTTGAAAAAGTTTCTTCTAGAATTTATGAGATAACTAAAGATTCTAAATATGTAGGAAAAACAGCACGTGAGTTAGAAGAGGATTTTAAAGAAAAAATATTTCTTTTAGATGTTTCTCAAAATGGTTCTACTATAAAGGTTGATAACTATGATAACTATATTTTTAAGGAAAATGACTGGGTTGTAATTGGTGGAAAAACAAAGGCACTTCTTAGTTTAGATGGTGTTTTAGGAACTGAAATTTTTGACTGTACTAAGTTTTCTACAACTACTACTGAATATAAAAAATCCATTATTTTCCACTATAAAAAATTTGCTGGAAAAACAATTGAAGAGATAAAAACTCTTTTACCTCCAGCTGCTACTCTTGGTTTTGTTGTAGCTCAAGTTTATAGAGAGAATGAGGAACTTCCTTTAAAACCTGACTTTAAATTTGAAGTTGGTGATGAAGTTATTTTAACTGGTAGAAAACAAAATATAGATAGTTCTTTTAAACTTTTAGGTTATGCCACTCCTAGTAAAAATGTTGTTGATTATATCACTTTCTCAATTGGTATGATTTTAGGTATCATGATTGGAGAGATTACTCTACCTATCGCTGGTATTCCTATATCTTTAGGAACTGGTGGAGGATGTCTTTTCTCAGGTCTTATTTTTGGATGGTTGAAAAGTAGATTCCCTAAAGTTGGAGGAATAGATACTGGTACAGTTTCTTTCCTTAAAGTTTTTGGACTAGTTGTTTTCGTTGTAATTGTTGGTTTAAATGCTGGTAAGAGTGCCCTTGTTACCATTGAACAATATGGTATGACTCTATTCTGGCTTGGTGTTTTTGTAACTATGGTTCCACAGGTTATTACATTCCTATTTGACTACTTTATCTTAAAAATTAAAAATCCAGTTGATTCAGTGGCAATTATAGCTGGAGGTAGAAGTGCTAATCCCGCTTATGCTGAGGTTCTTAGAAAAACTCAAAACTCTACTCCAGTACTACCCTTCTCAGTTGGATATGCTGTAGCAAATGTATTTTTAACTATGTGGGGACCTGTTATTGTTGGAATTATAACTAAAAATTAA